A part of Amycolatopsis lurida genomic DNA contains:
- a CDS encoding glycoside hydrolase family 15 protein has translation MNHHQPPIADHGLIGDLQTAALVSTGGAIDWFCCPRFDSPSVFGALLDPRGGHCRIRPVREPYTSRQFYFPGTAVLITRFMTRLGTGEVIDFMRPVTGGRTDGGHRLIRLVRCVRGTVEFAMEVVPRFDYARSPHTTAVTEDGVLFHSEDSALTLHAVREPGDPPPVHAHVIEGGVYGSVILKTGQARGFALESDGGEPRAIRVAEIERTFDDTVRFWRDWLNQSTYRGRWREMVDRSAITLKLLTYAPTGAMVAAPTTSLPEQIGGERNWDYRYAWVRDASLSVSSLLALGFTDEAVAFARWLRERHLSGDGRLKIMYRVDGASDLLEESLAHWSGYRGSVPVRIGNSAADQLQLDVYGELLDTVYQADRRGAEIGHDGWKALTDLLDWLAANWDQPDDGIWETREGKADFTYGRLMSWVAFDRGVRLATAHGLPCALDSWRDERDRVYDQIWEHGWSSLKQAFVQRYGSVSLDASLLRMADVGFITPHDPSWLATLAGIENELVTDSLVYRYDPDASPDGLRGDEGTFSLCTFGYVTALARAGYPEKARLVFEKMLTYANHVGLYAEEIGPNGEQLGNFPQAFTHLGLIDAALTLDRAIG, from the coding sequence GTGAACCACCACCAACCGCCGATCGCCGACCACGGGCTGATCGGAGATCTCCAGACCGCCGCGCTGGTGAGCACCGGCGGTGCGATCGACTGGTTCTGCTGTCCCCGGTTCGATTCCCCGAGCGTGTTCGGCGCGCTCCTGGATCCTCGCGGTGGCCACTGCCGGATCCGGCCCGTCCGGGAGCCGTACACGTCGCGTCAGTTCTATTTCCCCGGCACCGCCGTGCTGATCACCCGGTTCATGACCAGGCTGGGTACCGGCGAGGTCATCGATTTCATGCGCCCGGTCACCGGCGGGCGCACCGATGGCGGTCACCGGCTGATCCGGCTGGTCCGCTGCGTGCGCGGGACCGTCGAGTTCGCCATGGAGGTCGTCCCGCGTTTCGACTACGCGCGCAGTCCGCACACCACCGCCGTCACCGAGGACGGCGTGCTGTTCCACAGCGAAGACTCCGCCCTGACCCTGCACGCGGTCCGGGAGCCCGGTGATCCGCCACCGGTGCACGCCCACGTCATCGAAGGCGGCGTCTACGGCTCGGTCATCCTGAAAACCGGGCAGGCCAGGGGTTTCGCACTCGAGTCGGACGGCGGGGAGCCGCGCGCGATCCGGGTCGCCGAGATCGAGCGGACCTTCGACGACACCGTCCGCTTCTGGCGGGACTGGCTGAACCAGTCGACCTATCGGGGGCGCTGGAGGGAGATGGTCGACCGGTCCGCGATCACCCTCAAACTGCTGACCTACGCGCCGACCGGGGCGATGGTCGCCGCGCCGACCACGAGCCTGCCGGAACAGATCGGCGGCGAACGGAACTGGGACTACCGCTACGCCTGGGTGCGGGACGCGTCCTTGTCGGTGTCGTCCTTGCTCGCTCTGGGGTTCACGGACGAAGCGGTCGCGTTCGCCCGTTGGCTCCGGGAGCGCCACCTGAGCGGCGACGGACGGCTGAAGATCATGTACCGCGTCGACGGGGCGTCGGATCTGCTGGAGGAATCCCTCGCGCACTGGTCCGGGTACCGCGGCTCGGTCCCGGTACGGATCGGCAACTCCGCCGCCGATCAGCTCCAGCTCGACGTCTACGGCGAACTGCTCGACACCGTGTACCAGGCGGACAGGCGGGGCGCGGAGATCGGCCACGACGGCTGGAAGGCGCTCACGGATCTGCTCGATTGGCTCGCCGCGAACTGGGATCAGCCGGACGACGGCATCTGGGAGACGCGGGAAGGAAAAGCCGACTTCACCTACGGCAGGCTCATGAGCTGGGTCGCCTTCGATCGCGGTGTCCGCCTCGCGACGGCGCACGGGCTGCCCTGCGCGCTCGACTCCTGGCGGGACGAACGCGACCGGGTCTACGACCAGATCTGGGAGCACGGCTGGAGTTCGCTCAAGCAGGCCTTCGTCCAGCGATACGGCTCGGTTTCCCTCGACGCGTCCCTGCTCCGCATGGCCGACGTCGGGTTCATCACCCCGCACGATCCGAGCTGGCTGGCGACCCTGGCGGGTATCGAGAACGAGCTGGTGACCGACAGTCTCGTCTACCGCTACGACCCGGACGCCTCACCCGACGGCCTGCGCGGAGACGAGGGCACCTTTTCGCTGTGCACGTTCGGCTACGTCACCGCGCTCGCCCGTGCCGGGTATCCGGAGAAGGCGCGGCTGGTGTTCGAAAAGATGCTGACCTACGCCAACCACGTCGGCCTGTACGCCGAAGAGATCGGCCCGAACGGCGAGCAGCTCGGCAACTTCCCGCAGGCTTTCACCCACCTCGGGCTCATCGACGCCGCGCTCACCCTCGACAGGGCCATCGGATGA
- a CDS encoding CBS domain-containing protein codes for MRISDLLRTKGAAVATVSPETNVTELLERLAEHNVGALVVVDAEGAIVGIVSERDVVRRLNERGPQLLDGSVSAIMTKMVASCTPEDSVDQLSVLMTERRIRHVPVVVDGRLAGIVSIGDVVKTRMEQLEKSQEQLEAYISQG; via the coding sequence ATGCGGATTTCCGATCTGTTGCGGACCAAGGGGGCGGCCGTCGCGACCGTCTCGCCGGAGACGAACGTAACCGAACTGCTCGAGAGACTGGCGGAGCACAACGTCGGCGCGCTGGTGGTCGTGGACGCCGAGGGCGCGATCGTCGGGATCGTCTCCGAACGGGACGTGGTGCGCCGGCTCAACGAGCGCGGGCCCCAGCTGCTCGACGGATCGGTGTCCGCGATCATGACGAAGATGGTCGCGAGCTGCACCCCCGAGGACTCGGTCGACCAGCTGTCGGTCCTGATGACCGAACGCCGCATCCGGCACGTCCCGGTCGTGGTGGACGGCAGGCTCGCCGGGATCGTGAGCATCGGCGACGTCGTGAAGACCCGGATGGAGCAGCTGGAGAAGAGCCAGGAACAGCTGGAGGCTTACATCTCGCAGGGCTGA
- a CDS encoding neutral zinc metallopeptidase, with protein sequence MTGTDEVPRPFAPSPPRPEKPRNAGNAVVGLLIVAALTATGMAIAGGPRTVDGQALPAPGVYTSEVAKAPAGNAKPAPKEVRELETNPLLADGVALGAVTCRLPAISREPAKLETYYKTLVSCLAEAWKPALDQANEPALTVTVQVTLPETSACGKAPGENEAVAYYCGGDTTIYAPTQWMLGDAGLERSRHLATMAHEYGHHVQRSSGILSAAAEKMSSPNEDSPADKELVRRIELQANCFGALALAAAAGRGSISRSLANAALDDYGRADDSDTHGSRRNQLKWAKAGFSGKTTSACNTWAAPASDVK encoded by the coding sequence ATGACCGGCACCGACGAGGTACCCAGACCGTTCGCGCCCTCGCCGCCTCGCCCGGAAAAGCCTCGTAACGCGGGGAACGCCGTGGTCGGTCTGCTCATCGTCGCCGCGCTGACCGCCACCGGGATGGCGATCGCGGGCGGACCGCGGACGGTCGACGGCCAGGCCCTCCCGGCGCCCGGCGTGTACACCTCGGAAGTGGCCAAGGCGCCGGCCGGGAACGCGAAGCCCGCGCCCAAGGAGGTGCGGGAACTCGAGACGAACCCGCTGCTGGCGGACGGGGTCGCGCTCGGCGCGGTCACCTGCCGGTTGCCCGCGATCAGCCGCGAGCCCGCGAAACTGGAGACGTATTACAAGACGTTGGTGTCGTGTCTGGCCGAAGCCTGGAAACCCGCCTTGGACCAGGCGAACGAGCCGGCGCTGACGGTGACCGTGCAGGTGACGCTGCCCGAGACCAGCGCGTGCGGGAAGGCGCCGGGCGAGAACGAGGCCGTCGCCTACTACTGCGGTGGCGACACCACGATCTACGCGCCGACCCAGTGGATGCTGGGTGACGCGGGCCTCGAGCGGTCCCGTCACCTCGCGACGATGGCCCACGAGTACGGACACCACGTCCAGCGTTCCAGCGGGATCCTGTCGGCGGCCGCGGAGAAGATGTCGTCGCCGAACGAGGACAGCCCGGCCGACAAGGAACTGGTCCGCCGTATCGAACTGCAGGCGAACTGCTTCGGCGCGCTCGCCCTCGCGGCCGCCGCCGGTCGTGGCTCGATCAGCAGGTCGCTGGCCAACGCCGCCCTCGACGACTACGGCCGCGCCGACGACAGCGACACCCACGGCAGTCGCCGTAACCAGCTGAAATGGGCGAAGGCCGGCTTCTCCGGGAAGACGACGTCGGCGTGCAACACCTGGGCGGCCCCGGCCTCGGACGTCAAGTGA
- a CDS encoding prolyl oligopeptidase family serine peptidase yields the protein MSDEDPYLWLEDVTGEEALDWVRARNAEALAELADGERFGGIRDEVREVLDADDRIPYIRRRGEYLYNFWQDSANPRGLWRRTTLEQYRLDTPEWELLLDVDALAEAEGENWVWQGAAVLRPGYDRALVELSRGGADATVVREFDLGERRFVEDGFFVPEAKTRIGWIDRDRVYIGTDFGQGTLTDSGYPRLAKEWRRGTPLETATVVFEGKADDVSVSAHHDPTEGWVRDFVYRSIDFYRTERYVRTAAGLDRIEVPEDAQTSSHREWLLIRLRSDWTVEGTTYPSGALLACGFDAFMAGERTFTTLFTPDAHTSLEYWVWTHNHLLLSTLSDVRTELRVLTPSDGWTSRPLAGAPELGTAQITGTDPDVSDEYLLDSSGYTQPSTLSYGHVGGDVEVLKRAPAFFDSEGMTVSQYFATSEDGTKIPYFVVRPSDAEGGPTLLTGYGGFEVSLTPGYSGIIGRGWLSRGGTYVVANIRGGGEYGPDWHTSVTKAKRYKVYEDFSAVAADLVERGISEPARLGIQGGSNGGLLMGVMLTRYPHLFGAIVSQVPLLDMKRYHKLLAGASWMAEYGDPDDPAEWDFIGKYSPYQNVHAGREYPPVLFVTSTRDDRVHPAHARKMVARMLEQGHDVRYHENIEGGHGAAADNEQLAHKWALMLEFLWEKLA from the coding sequence ATGAGTGACGAGGACCCGTACCTGTGGCTGGAAGACGTGACCGGCGAAGAAGCGCTGGACTGGGTGCGAGCCCGCAACGCCGAGGCTCTGGCGGAACTGGCGGACGGCGAGCGGTTCGGCGGAATCCGTGACGAGGTCCGCGAGGTCCTCGACGCCGACGACCGCATCCCGTACATCCGGCGCCGCGGCGAATACCTGTACAACTTCTGGCAGGACTCGGCCAACCCCCGGGGCCTGTGGCGCCGCACCACCCTGGAGCAGTACCGGCTCGACACGCCGGAGTGGGAACTCCTCCTCGATGTCGACGCACTGGCCGAGGCGGAGGGCGAGAACTGGGTGTGGCAGGGCGCTGCCGTCCTCCGCCCGGGCTACGACCGCGCGCTTGTCGAACTGTCGAGGGGCGGTGCCGACGCGACGGTCGTCCGCGAGTTCGACCTCGGCGAGCGCCGTTTCGTCGAAGACGGGTTCTTCGTACCCGAGGCCAAGACCAGGATCGGCTGGATCGACCGCGACCGCGTCTACATCGGCACCGATTTCGGCCAGGGGACGCTGACCGATTCGGGCTATCCGCGGCTGGCGAAGGAATGGCGGCGCGGCACCCCGCTCGAAACGGCGACGGTGGTCTTCGAGGGCAAGGCGGACGACGTCTCGGTGTCCGCCCACCACGACCCGACCGAAGGCTGGGTGCGCGACTTCGTCTACCGATCGATCGACTTCTACCGCACGGAAAGGTATGTCCGGACGGCCGCCGGGCTCGACCGCATCGAGGTCCCCGAAGACGCGCAGACGTCCTCGCACCGCGAGTGGCTGCTGATCCGGCTTCGCTCGGACTGGACCGTCGAAGGCACGACGTACCCCTCCGGCGCCCTGCTCGCCTGCGGGTTCGACGCGTTCATGGCGGGCGAGCGCACTTTCACGACTCTGTTCACACCGGACGCGCACACGTCGCTTGAGTACTGGGTGTGGACGCACAACCACCTGCTGCTCTCGACCCTGTCCGACGTCCGGACGGAGCTGCGCGTCCTCACGCCGTCCGACGGCTGGACCTCCCGGCCGCTCGCCGGCGCCCCGGAACTGGGCACCGCGCAGATCACCGGCACCGACCCCGACGTCAGCGACGAGTACCTGCTCGATTCCAGCGGCTACACCCAGCCGTCGACGCTGAGCTACGGGCACGTCGGGGGCGACGTCGAGGTCCTCAAGCGCGCTCCCGCGTTCTTCGACAGCGAGGGCATGACGGTCTCGCAGTACTTCGCGACCTCCGAAGACGGCACGAAGATCCCGTACTTCGTCGTACGCCCCTCCGACGCTGAAGGCGGGCCGACGCTGCTGACCGGCTACGGCGGCTTCGAGGTCTCACTGACCCCTGGCTACAGCGGCATCATCGGCCGCGGCTGGCTCTCGCGCGGTGGCACCTACGTCGTCGCGAACATCCGCGGCGGCGGCGAGTACGGGCCGGACTGGCACACCTCGGTGACGAAAGCCAAGCGGTACAAGGTGTACGAGGACTTCTCCGCTGTCGCGGCCGACCTCGTCGAGCGCGGCATCAGCGAGCCCGCGCGCCTCGGCATCCAGGGCGGCAGCAACGGCGGACTGCTGATGGGGGTCATGCTGACGCGCTATCCGCATCTGTTCGGCGCGATCGTGAGCCAGGTGCCGCTGCTGGACATGAAGCGGTATCACAAGCTCCTCGCGGGCGCGTCGTGGATGGCCGAATACGGCGACCCCGACGATCCGGCGGAATGGGACTTCATCGGGAAGTACTCGCCGTACCAGAACGTCCACGCCGGACGCGAGTACCCGCCGGTCCTGTTCGTCACCTCCACCAGGGACGACCGGGTGCATCCCGCGCACGCCCGCAAGATGGTCGCGCGGATGCTGGAGCAGGGACACGACGTGCGGTACCACGAGAACATCGAGGGCGGCCACGGCGCGGCGGCCGACAACGAGCAGCTGGCGCACAAATGGGCGCTGATGCTCGAATTCCTGTGGGAGAAGCTCGCCTGA
- a CDS encoding DMT family transporter, translating to MGWGILLLAGAVEVAWSQSIKPTENFTRFWPTVLCFVLGVTAVYLLSKAMDTLPVGTAYAVFTGIGAVGAIVFGIVIHKDPLSFGRFAAMALIVGGVVLAKVAE from the coding sequence ATGGGCTGGGGAATCCTGCTGCTGGCAGGAGCCGTCGAGGTCGCCTGGTCGCAGAGCATCAAGCCGACGGAGAACTTCACCCGGTTCTGGCCGACCGTGCTGTGCTTCGTGCTGGGCGTCACTGCGGTCTACCTGCTGTCGAAGGCGATGGACACGCTCCCGGTCGGCACCGCGTACGCCGTCTTCACCGGCATCGGCGCGGTGGGCGCCATCGTGTTCGGCATCGTGATCCATAAGGATCCGCTCAGTTTCGGCCGGTTCGCCGCGATGGCGCTGATCGTCGGCGGGGTCGTGCTGGCGAAGGTCGCGGAGTGA
- a CDS encoding FMN-dependent NADH-azoreductase encodes MSHLLHLDSSARSASFSRELSARFAEVWRTANPRAGYTYRDVAADPVPPIGQAWTEICDALLQAGITDPAGYASVVKTPEQREAWAVIEPLLAELLAADVVLIGAPMYNFSIPATLKLWIDQVTFPKMSLAGKAFVVAGARGGTYLPGTPREPFDHHERYLRDFFAGHYDVRDVTFLNSELTNALVDPGLGPRDPERIASREQALFGAEKAGREV; translated from the coding sequence ATGAGCCACCTTCTCCACCTCGACTCCAGCGCCCGCAGCGCGTCCTTCTCCCGTGAGCTGAGTGCTCGTTTCGCCGAGGTCTGGCGTACCGCGAATCCGCGCGCGGGCTACACCTACCGCGACGTCGCCGCCGACCCGGTGCCGCCGATCGGCCAGGCCTGGACCGAGATCTGCGACGCCCTCCTCCAGGCCGGGATCACCGATCCGGCCGGCTACGCCTCGGTGGTGAAGACGCCGGAGCAGCGCGAAGCCTGGGCGGTCATCGAGCCGCTGCTGGCCGAACTGCTCGCCGCCGACGTCGTGCTGATCGGCGCGCCGATGTACAACTTCTCGATCCCCGCGACGCTCAAGCTGTGGATCGACCAGGTCACGTTCCCGAAGATGTCCTTGGCGGGCAAGGCTTTCGTGGTCGCGGGAGCGCGGGGCGGCACTTACTTGCCCGGCACCCCGCGCGAGCCGTTCGACCACCACGAGCGCTACCTGCGCGACTTCTTCGCCGGGCACTACGACGTCCGGGACGTCACGTTCCTGAACTCCGAACTGACGAACGCCCTCGTCGACCCGGGGCTGGGCCCGCGGGATCCCGAGCGGATCGCGTCGCGGGAGCAGGCGCTCTTCGGTGCCGAAAAGGCCGGAAGGGAAGTCTGA
- a CDS encoding TetR/AcrR family transcriptional regulator — translation MPEDLLATGQGRERSDAARNRAKILKAAEELFAARPATDVTMEDIAKAAGVGRATLYRRYPDRSAIAVALLDEHERELQERLLTGPPPLGPGAPPAERLAAFYAAMIGLLARHAHLVLGTEVGHSRFTSGPYRLWRTHVRHLAEQAEAKDPDALADILLAPLGADVFLHQTGELGLSVERIIDTLAELARRTLS, via the coding sequence ATGCCAGAAGACCTCCTCGCGACCGGCCAGGGACGGGAACGCTCGGACGCCGCCCGCAACCGAGCGAAGATCCTGAAGGCCGCCGAAGAGCTCTTCGCGGCGCGCCCGGCCACGGACGTCACCATGGAGGACATCGCCAAAGCCGCCGGAGTCGGCCGGGCGACGCTGTACCGCCGCTACCCGGACCGCTCGGCGATCGCCGTCGCCCTGCTGGACGAGCACGAGCGGGAATTACAGGAGCGGCTGCTCACCGGCCCTCCCCCACTGGGACCCGGCGCGCCGCCCGCCGAGCGGCTGGCCGCGTTCTACGCGGCGATGATCGGGCTGCTCGCCCGGCACGCGCATCTCGTCCTCGGCACCGAGGTCGGGCATTCGCGCTTCACCAGCGGGCCGTACCGGCTGTGGCGCACCCACGTCCGCCATCTCGCCGAGCAGGCGGAAGCCAAGGATCCGGACGCGCTCGCCGACATCCTGCTGGCGCCGCTCGGCGCGGACGTCTTTCTCCACCAAACGGGCGAACTCGGCCTGAGCGTCGAACGGATCATCGACACCCTGGCCGAACTCGCCCGGCGAACGCTCTCCTGA
- a CDS encoding SRPBCC family protein: MIGKTKDAGWEIGVSKTVAYPLEQVWEYLSGPGLATWLGDVRLEPEKGAPYETANGTVGEVRGYREQEKIRLTWRPKDWDHESTVQVGLRPAGPGKTVVVFHQERLAGPEERAAQREHWQAVMKLVVDGLAG; the protein is encoded by the coding sequence ATGATCGGCAAGACGAAGGACGCGGGCTGGGAGATCGGCGTGTCCAAGACGGTGGCGTATCCGCTGGAACAGGTGTGGGAGTACCTCTCGGGTCCGGGCCTGGCGACCTGGCTGGGTGACGTCCGGCTGGAGCCGGAGAAGGGCGCGCCGTACGAGACGGCCAACGGCACCGTCGGCGAGGTCCGCGGCTACCGCGAGCAGGAGAAGATCCGTCTCACCTGGCGTCCGAAGGACTGGGATCACGAGAGCACGGTCCAGGTGGGGCTCCGTCCGGCCGGGCCGGGCAAGACGGTCGTGGTCTTCCATCAGGAGCGGCTCGCCGGCCCGGAAGAGCGTGCCGCGCAGCGTGAGCACTGGCAGGCCGTGATGAAGCTGGTCGTCGACGGTCTCGCCGGCTGA
- a CDS encoding CGNR zinc finger domain-containing protein, which yields MTPGTRLLVNAQGERYRFDPGSLSLELMLTGGPGPYERYEIAHTPSALAEWFTGSRLALTAPLTDVRIRPAELAALKELRGALYRVAPALARGESPSEDDLALLNSGTAETPRPLVDPGTRRLAWAPPVTGKQLLGAVARDAIGLVAGERSGRVRECSADDCHLLFFDTSRSGNRRWCSMERCGNRAKIRAYRARTETA from the coding sequence ATGACTCCGGGAACAAGACTGCTCGTCAACGCCCAGGGTGAGCGGTACCGGTTCGATCCGGGCAGCCTCAGCCTCGAACTCATGCTGACCGGCGGCCCCGGCCCGTACGAGCGTTACGAAATCGCGCACACGCCGTCCGCCCTCGCCGAGTGGTTCACCGGCTCCCGGCTGGCGCTGACCGCTCCCCTGACCGACGTCCGGATCCGCCCCGCCGAACTCGCCGCACTCAAGGAACTCCGGGGCGCCCTCTACCGCGTCGCCCCCGCCCTCGCCCGCGGCGAATCGCCGTCGGAGGACGACCTCGCCCTGCTGAACAGCGGGACCGCGGAGACCCCGAGGCCGCTCGTCGACCCGGGGACACGGCGGCTCGCCTGGGCGCCGCCCGTCACCGGGAAACAACTCCTCGGCGCCGTCGCCCGCGACGCCATCGGCCTCGTCGCGGGCGAGCGGTCCGGCCGCGTCCGCGAATGTTCCGCCGACGATTGCCATCTGCTGTTCTTCGACACCTCCCGCTCGGGCAACCGCCGCTGGTGCTCGATGGAGCGCTGCGGCAACCGCGCCAAGATCCGGGCGTACCGGGCCCGCACCGAAACCGCGTGA
- a CDS encoding DUF2293 domain-containing protein encodes MQGEAKLEQRVVETAEKLLSKRKSVTALDVLSGIGWLPENMLKSWQQGRIPDLTTALPVSAEKLEFALDALHRWTREKALESSDIEHVGATRDRAVLRVASGELAGLEPLFRTQWLMPGLSEAKRAQVLARQRKAPDLVVSVALKDWTCADCGGTGDLLFMENEKPHCLDCADLGHLVFLPAGDTALTRRAKKASRLSAVVVRFNRSRKRSERQGLLVEEAALRSAEEQCLADEDVRERRRDRDRERRAHEDVEFTARFHTAITEMFPGCPPERARAIAEHAGRRGSGRVGRSAAGRELAERAVFLAVVASVRHLDTEYDDLLMAGVERQAARERIRTTIDAVLERWRS; translated from the coding sequence ATGCAGGGTGAGGCGAAACTGGAACAGCGCGTCGTCGAGACGGCGGAAAAGCTGCTGTCCAAACGGAAATCGGTGACCGCGCTCGACGTCCTGAGCGGCATCGGCTGGCTGCCGGAGAACATGCTCAAAAGCTGGCAGCAGGGACGGATCCCCGACCTGACCACCGCCTTGCCCGTGAGCGCGGAAAAACTGGAGTTCGCCCTCGACGCGCTTCATCGGTGGACGCGGGAAAAGGCCCTCGAAAGCTCGGATATCGAGCATGTCGGCGCGACCCGCGACCGGGCGGTCCTCCGGGTGGCTTCGGGTGAACTGGCCGGTCTCGAACCGCTGTTCCGGACGCAGTGGCTCATGCCGGGGCTGTCCGAGGCCAAACGAGCTCAAGTCCTCGCCCGGCAACGGAAAGCGCCGGACCTCGTCGTCTCCGTGGCCTTGAAGGACTGGACGTGCGCCGACTGCGGCGGCACCGGCGACCTGCTGTTCATGGAGAACGAAAAGCCGCACTGCCTCGACTGCGCCGACCTCGGCCACCTGGTCTTCCTGCCCGCCGGCGACACCGCCCTGACCCGCCGGGCGAAGAAGGCGAGCCGGCTTTCCGCCGTGGTCGTCCGCTTCAACCGGTCACGGAAGCGCAGTGAGCGGCAAGGGCTCCTGGTCGAGGAAGCGGCACTGCGCAGCGCCGAGGAACAGTGCCTCGCCGACGAGGACGTCCGGGAACGGCGCCGCGACCGTGATCGCGAACGCCGCGCCCACGAGGACGTCGAGTTCACCGCCCGGTTCCACACCGCGATCACGGAGATGTTCCCCGGCTGCCCGCCGGAGCGGGCCCGCGCCATCGCCGAACACGCGGGCCGGCGAGGCAGTGGCCGGGTGGGCCGGTCGGCCGCCGGGCGGGAGCTGGCCGAACGAGCGGTGTTCCTCGCCGTCGTCGCCTCGGTCCGGCATCTGGACACCGAGTACGACGACCTCCTCATGGCGGGCGTGGAACGACAGGCCGCCCGCGAACGGATCCGCACCACCATCGACGCGGTACTCGAACGCTGGCGTTCCTGA
- a CDS encoding DoxX family protein — protein sequence MFTAYLIVAIATIAINAGIAAADFARVPFVLKNSAEVNVPQSWIPPLASLKAAGAAGLLLGLLGVPYIGTAAAAGLVLFYLGAVITHVRARVLYNIAFPCGFLALAVATFVLDLAQAR from the coding sequence ATGTTCACCGCATACCTCATCGTGGCCATCGCGACGATCGCCATCAACGCCGGGATCGCCGCCGCCGATTTCGCGCGTGTCCCGTTCGTCCTCAAGAACTCCGCCGAGGTCAACGTCCCGCAATCGTGGATCCCGCCGCTGGCCTCGCTGAAGGCCGCGGGCGCGGCCGGGCTGCTGCTCGGCCTGCTCGGGGTGCCGTACATCGGGACCGCGGCGGCCGCCGGGCTCGTGCTGTTCTACCTCGGCGCCGTCATCACCCACGTGCGCGCCCGCGTCCTCTACAACATCGCCTTCCCCTGTGGGTTCCTCGCGCTGGCGGTGGCGACGTTCGTCCTCGATCTCGCTCAGGCGAGGTAG
- a CDS encoding phosphoribosyltransferase, whose amino-acid sequence MTAPRYRPDRRGKHLEDWWLEESDSARFLKYRGIPATADHVLGVLPRARKVGTLKHDAEWPYRIRMDFEPDRSLSDFMEFLKEVLVIQIKQQGFVDAAIALDFYRRPVEDGSSETVHTETGNLLRQVKDYTPTEQEEWNRAGQALCDSLSDVVVRHEWFNEATRILAVPGHTLAKRSVSVILGTLLSHEFGIPLTTVESKSGDRKPAKNMTPEERKALLHEFRVEEDLEGRTVLVLDDIYHTGYTMAGVANAAKRAGATTVLGLAAARNLRL is encoded by the coding sequence GTGACAGCGCCACGTTACCGGCCCGATCGCCGCGGGAAGCACCTCGAAGACTGGTGGCTTGAAGAGTCGGATTCCGCCCGTTTCCTCAAATATCGCGGTATCCCGGCCACCGCCGATCACGTTCTCGGTGTCCTGCCAAGAGCCAGGAAGGTCGGGACGCTGAAACACGACGCCGAATGGCCGTACCGGATCCGCATGGACTTCGAGCCCGACCGTTCGCTGAGCGATTTCATGGAGTTCTTGAAGGAGGTCCTCGTCATCCAGATCAAGCAACAGGGCTTCGTCGACGCGGCGATCGCGCTGGACTTCTACCGGAGGCCGGTCGAAGACGGGTCGTCCGAGACCGTCCACACGGAGACGGGCAATCTGCTCCGGCAGGTCAAGGATTACACCCCGACCGAGCAAGAAGAGTGGAATCGTGCGGGACAGGCGTTGTGCGACTCTTTGAGCGACGTGGTGGTCCGGCATGAGTGGTTCAACGAAGCCACTCGCATTCTCGCCGTTCCCGGCCATACCCTGGCCAAGCGCTCGGTCAGCGTCATTCTCGGCACGCTCCTCTCCCACGAATTCGGCATTCCGCTGACCACCGTCGAATCGAAGAGCGGGGACCGGAAACCCGCCAAGAACATGACACCTGAAGAACGTAAAGCGTTGCTCCACGAATTCCGGGTCGAGGAAGACCTCGAAGGCCGGACGGTGCTTGTGCTCGACGACATCTATCACACCGGTTACACGATGGCCGGTGTCGCCAACGCGGCCAAACGAGCAGGAGCCACCACGGTCCTGGGCCTGGCCGCCGCCAGGAATCTCCGCCTCTAG